One genomic region from Chthoniobacterales bacterium encodes:
- the mutL gene encoding DNA mismatch repair endonuclease MutL, whose protein sequence is MGKIRVLPEVVASQVAAGEVVERPASVLKELLENSLDAGARQIEVEVRGAGTALVRVTDNGSGMDREDALMALERHATSKIATAADLASVQMMGFRGEAVPSIASVSEFTLRTRTEGASAGTEAVVRGGKLVAVRDAGCPVGTTIEVKSLFFNVPARKKFLRSHATESAHLDRAVENIALAFPSVALAYVREGREIYRLPSAPLAARTGDLFGAEDRAQFLEIAHFERDGIRVNGLVSRPVVTRADRGRQFFFVNGRAVDSGFLAAGLREAYSQMLEPGRHPSVVLHLEIDPREMDCNVHPAKREVRFRRGSAVRDAVHEAVAAALREARAEWLRPVQTHIAARVARAPQVDPHSSRHQPELPRSPAAPPEIRPAEMVSPVVTSGPASSVPAERSAAAGEFRLIGPLGPRYLLLEGEEGMVMLDRSAARQRILFERLQLGVDGGAVAAQRLLMPAVFELPPRLHEAVAENLAVLAASGFGIDLFGGNAVKVEAMPDFLAGRDPRRVVEDFAQDFLSDGAAKSRASLDDSVRRAVARLARGAPEPSDERAQHALVSQLLACELPYCDPDGKPVMLQFSWRELDRKFGRA, encoded by the coding sequence ATGGGTAAGATCCGCGTCCTGCCGGAAGTCGTGGCCAGCCAGGTCGCGGCGGGCGAAGTCGTGGAGCGTCCCGCCTCGGTGCTCAAGGAACTCCTCGAGAACAGCCTCGACGCGGGTGCGCGGCAGATCGAGGTCGAAGTGCGGGGCGCGGGAACCGCGCTCGTGCGCGTGACCGACAACGGATCCGGCATGGACCGCGAGGATGCGCTCATGGCGCTGGAGCGCCACGCGACCAGCAAAATCGCCACCGCAGCGGATCTCGCCTCGGTGCAGATGATGGGATTCCGCGGCGAAGCCGTGCCGAGCATTGCGAGCGTTTCGGAGTTTACCCTGCGCACGCGGACGGAAGGAGCCAGCGCCGGCACCGAGGCGGTGGTGCGCGGGGGCAAATTGGTCGCGGTTCGCGACGCCGGTTGCCCGGTCGGAACGACCATCGAGGTCAAATCGCTTTTCTTCAATGTGCCTGCGCGGAAAAAATTCCTGCGAAGCCACGCCACCGAATCCGCGCATCTCGACCGTGCGGTCGAAAACATCGCGCTGGCGTTTCCGTCGGTGGCGCTCGCCTACGTGCGGGAAGGTCGCGAGATCTACCGGTTGCCGTCCGCCCCGTTGGCCGCGCGGACCGGCGATCTTTTCGGGGCCGAGGATCGCGCGCAGTTCCTCGAGATTGCCCACTTCGAGCGTGATGGTATCCGTGTGAACGGACTCGTCTCGCGTCCGGTGGTGACGCGCGCCGACCGCGGCAGGCAGTTCTTTTTTGTCAACGGGCGTGCGGTCGACAGCGGCTTTCTCGCCGCCGGTTTGCGCGAGGCTTACAGTCAGATGCTCGAGCCGGGTCGGCATCCGTCGGTCGTCTTGCACCTGGAGATCGATCCGCGGGAAATGGACTGCAATGTGCATCCGGCCAAGCGCGAGGTGCGCTTCCGCCGCGGGTCGGCGGTGCGCGATGCGGTGCATGAGGCCGTGGCCGCGGCGCTGCGCGAGGCGCGGGCAGAGTGGTTACGTCCCGTGCAGACGCACATCGCGGCGCGCGTTGCGCGTGCGCCGCAGGTCGACCCGCACAGCAGTCGCCATCAACCCGAACTGCCCCGCAGTCCTGCGGCGCCTCCCGAAATTCGCCCGGCCGAAATGGTGTCGCCCGTTGTGACGTCCGGACCGGCTTCGAGCGTTCCCGCGGAGCGGAGTGCTGCGGCCGGGGAATTCCGGCTCATTGGCCCTCTTGGACCGCGGTATCTGCTGCTCGAAGGAGAAGAGGGAATGGTCATGCTCGATCGCAGCGCGGCCCGGCAGCGCATTCTTTTCGAGCGCCTTCAACTCGGGGTGGATGGCGGGGCCGTCGCCGCGCAGCGCTTGCTCATGCCCGCGGTTTTCGAGCTTCCTCCGCGTTTGCATGAAGCCGTCGCGGAAAATCTGGCCGTTCTCGCCGCCTCCGGTTTCGGCATCGATTTGTTCGGGGGAAATGCGGTCAAAGTCGAGGCCATGCCGGACTTTCTCGCCGGACGCGACCCTCGGAGGGTGGTGGAGGATTTCGCCCAGGATTTCTTGTCCGATGGCGCCGCAAAAAGTCGTGCCTCGCTCGATGACAGCGTGCGGCGCGCGGTGGCGCGTTTGGCCAGGGGCGCACCCGAGCCGTCCGACGAGCGTGCCCAGCATGCGTTGGTTTCCCAGTTGCTCGCGTGTGAGTTGCCCTACTGCGACCCGGATGGCAAACCGGTCATGCTGCAATTTTCCTGGCGCGAGCTGGACCGCAAATTCGGGCGAGCTTGA
- a CDS encoding DUF2071 domain-containing protein, whose product MRTAHRRIHRPASRPRRLGRDHISTHGVVTTRCRSGKGDARPAPASSPGKHGHVIQISGAFQGNRRAAAGIPLCQRRPPRAFRMKRPTAEQREAARRSPGGRRPVMHQRWENLLFLHWTVDRDDIQRTLPRGLHADTFAGTGWIGVVPFAMRNVRPAGLPAAGSLSNFLELNVRTYVHDDDGVPGVWFYSLDCNQPLAVLAARTFFRLPYEHSTMRADFGPTIDYHSTRRGTSAEAHYTWRPHGETRCATAGSLEFFLLERYHLYATRGPHLCRGTVAHAPYEFREAKIDRCSVLPAALAGFDALAPQPQHACHADGFDVRIFALERLK is encoded by the coding sequence ATGCGGACTGCGCATCGCCGGATTCACCGACCAGCATCACGCCCTCGCCGCCTTGGCCGCGATCACATTTCCACCCATGGCGTCGTCACCACTCGATGCCGCAGCGGCAAAGGAGATGCGCGCCCTGCGCCAGCTTCTTCACCCGGAAAGCATGGGCACGTCATTCAAATTTCTGGCGCTTTCCAAGGGAATCGACGCGCCGCTGCCGGCATTCCGCTTTGCCAGCGACGCCCACCGCGAGCTTTTCGCATGAAACGTCCGACCGCAGAGCAACGCGAAGCGGCACGCCGCAGCCCCGGCGGACGCCGTCCCGTCATGCACCAGCGATGGGAAAATCTGCTTTTTCTTCATTGGACCGTTGATCGCGACGACATCCAGCGCACCCTTCCGCGCGGACTGCACGCCGACACTTTCGCCGGAACCGGTTGGATCGGTGTTGTGCCCTTCGCCATGCGCAACGTGCGTCCCGCCGGCTTGCCCGCTGCCGGATCGCTTTCGAATTTTCTCGAACTCAACGTCCGCACCTATGTCCATGACGACGATGGAGTCCCCGGCGTCTGGTTTTACTCCCTGGACTGCAATCAACCGCTTGCGGTGCTTGCCGCGCGCACGTTTTTCCGCCTGCCCTACGAGCATTCCACCATGCGCGCCGATTTCGGTCCGACGATCGATTACCATTCGACCCGCCGAGGGACTTCGGCAGAAGCACATTACACGTGGCGCCCGCATGGCGAGACGCGATGCGCGACGGCCGGCAGCCTCGAATTTTTCCTGCTCGAGCGCTATCACCTCTATGCAACCCGGGGACCGCACCTTTGCCGCGGCACCGTCGCCCATGCGCCTTACGAATTCCGCGAGGCGAAGATCGACCGGTGTTCCGTGCTTCCCGCCGCGCTCGCCGGGTTCGATGCACTCGCACCGCAACCCCAGCACGCCTGCCACGCCGACGGCTTCGACGTCCGCATCTTCGCTCTTGAACGACTGAAATGA
- a CDS encoding GNAT family N-acetyltransferase, which translates to MPDLRIEPATLEDLPLMAELLADLFAAEPEFTADQAKQMRGLRLILEQPNRGRIFVLRNSTRIIGMSHLLITISTAEGGVVLLLEDLVVHADHRGQGHGGRLLKHAIDFAREKGFVRIT; encoded by the coding sequence ATGCCGGACCTGCGCATCGAACCTGCAACGCTCGAAGACCTGCCGCTCATGGCCGAGCTGCTGGCCGATCTTTTTGCCGCAGAACCGGAGTTTACCGCCGACCAAGCCAAGCAGATGCGCGGATTGCGGCTCATCCTCGAGCAACCGAACCGCGGGCGCATCTTTGTCCTGCGCAACAGCACGCGCATCATCGGGATGAGCCACCTTCTCATCACGATCAGCACGGCGGAAGGCGGCGTCGTTCTTCTGCTGGAGGATCTTGTGGTTCATGCCGACCACCGGGGGCAGGGGCATGGCGGACGTCTTCTCAAACACGCCATCGATTTCGCCCGCGAGAAAGGTTTCGTGCGCATCAC